The Toxoplasma gondii ME49 chromosome XI, whole genome shotgun sequence region ATACGACCTTGGCGCGTCGACGGAAGACCGAAAATATTGCAACTGGTGTGAAGCATTCGTCTTTGAAAAAACATGCTTGGAGATTAAATTCGTGACATCTAGTGAATTCGCTTTGCGTCGAGTCATTCTCTTATCTTCTCTGCAACTGTCATACGTAACCAGAGTCATTGTAACGGAGACATGAAACAGCTGTACAACGATGGTCGTCTGGTCTTTGTAGggcttgtctcctcgcaAGCCCATGCCCCTTCTGCGACGACCCTGCCTGCCTCAACACGAGCGCGCCCCCCCCGAGACTGTCCCTTCCGCAGCTGTCAAGTCTGTCAGACAGAACAAATTGGAAAATGATTTCAAACGCAACAGCAGTTGTGCTTAGTGTGGAACAGGTAACGCCGAAGGTGTGATAGACCCGCCCTTCTTTTTATAAGGTCAAAGTACCTGGCGTGTGAAAGGTAAAAAGTACCAGGCGTTTCCCTCAATACGGAGGCAGGGTCCCAGCGGCACTACCGTCATCAGAACCAGCTAATTTTCACTTTGATTTTCCTTCTGACGAATTCGTTAACATTTTTCGGTAAGCATGCGTTGAAAACTCGACATCATTGTGAGCTGCGGGTGTGTTTGTATGACGCAGGGGATTAGTAGAGCATATCGCACACATCCAGAAGCGAGCGTTGCTTCGTCACCTTATTATTGATTATCCGCCCTGAGTGCAAGTCCCTAAAATCGACTGGGTCGAACTATGTTTCCCAAGAGTTGCTATTGGCTTCTCTTTACCCCTGTTCTTCAGGCAAAGGTTTCGATGGTAAGCTCCAGAATTGCTCCAATCCATAGCAGGATGGTGGCTGCTCTGTTTTTGCTAGTCGCCGTCCTCATGTCCAGTTTAGGGCTGGGGAAGCAGGCGCAAAGTCAAGGACAATCTCCAAACACCTGCACCAGTGCAACAGCCACCCTCGGTGGTATTTCCGTTCAAGTCAACCACACGACAAAGATGGTTTCATTTATCTGTGGTGACGACATGAGTCAAATACTGCCGTCGGAAACGAATACGGTCACCGAGTGCTACACGAACAAAGAACTCAGAAACAAGCAGGACCTGAAGGACCTTTTCGGCTAAGACTCGACAGTCGCCGTCGAATCTTCAGACaaaggaaaaggcgaaaaaagcGCAACGGTCACGCTGACTCTGGGAAAGCTCCCTGAGACAACAATGACGATCTACTTTGGGTGTTCCAAGCCGGAAGTGACTGCATCCCCGTCGACAAAAGATGTACAAGACACTCGCTGGCCCAGCATTCCTGCTTCAAAGCCAACTGATTCAACAGCCCAGTGCGTTGTCACAGTGACAGTTCCCGCTGATCCAGCTGCCAACAGTAAGTTCGACATAAATGCGCCTGGTTCTTGGGGGGTTTTGTGGAAGTTCATAGAACTTTAAAAAACGAGCACTATAGATGTTTGTCCTAGTTCGTGACGTGAACGCCATGTTTGATAGATTCCAAATAGTGCCGTACCTAGCGATTTCGGCACCACGCGGACTTCCTCATTCGTTCACCTTTGAAAATACGGACTTGAGTTGTACAATCAATAGGTCTTCCCACAAAAGTGTCAACCTGGCTCTATGAGCGGCTACAGCTACCCCAGAGCTTGCTAGGCAAGACGAAATGACACCGCTGTCATTAGCTGCCAGCCGTTTCTACCAAGAGGCAGCAACGGACGTCTCGTTGGTGCAGTCCCCGTAGTTACGGACTTTTCTCTGTGGCCATGTGCCTTGCTGCTTATCTGTCGCCCTGCTGTCCACTTCTTATGCTTGCAGCGTGCACCCTTACGAGGAAAACTATGAATCTGGAGGTCACCAGCAAATCCAAGAGCGTGTCCTTCAAATGTGACACGGACATTGCCACACTGACTCCGGCGGTTGGTTCTGGTATGATATACGATGAGTTGTGCAAGAAGGAAGTCACACTGTCAGAAACGCTACCAACAGCCAAGCTGGAGGGGACAACCACTGGCTATACCTTCAGTATAGAAGAGCTTCCTGAGAATGCCGCCACATTCTGCTACAAGTGCTTAGCTTCTACTACTGGCAACCAGAAAGGAGGTTCCGGGGAGCaactgtctgcatgcactgtcAAGATAAATGTGTCAGCTGCTGTCCCCGACAGTGATTTTCCGGCGTCTGGCGCAACAGGGTCAACACCTGCTTTGGTGTTTGGGTTAGCTGGTTCCGTGCTTTCTGCCGTTGGAGGTTTTTAGAACCTGTTTTGGTAGTACGGCATACAGGAAGAAATCGCGGGAGGCGGCAGACGCGCAAGGCAACAGTGTGGGGCATGCcaaaagcgagagagcagcaTCTGGCGGCACGACCGCAAAGGGTGTAGGTTAATCTTGGAGAGCACCTGAGGTACCCTTAACGAAGACAGGGGGATGTCTGTACAATGTCAGTTTGCTTGTAGTGGAAGCACTGTCGTCTCTTTGCCGGCGCTGCAGTAAATAGAGCAGTGAGATGCCAGTAGAAGAGAGGGACATCACAAGAGTGGTAAGTACAGAAAACCTCACGATGTGTGGAGTGATTGGCATGTCGGGAAGATGTGCATCTCTGACGCAGCGTGCATCACTGCGCGGGAGGCAAACGAACTGAAATAACAAAGAAAAATCCGTTGTGCAGGACCTTTCAGGTTGCTGCAACTACCCGAAATTCTCTCAGATCAAATTCTTCACGTGCCCCGACCGCGCGAGTGTGATGGCCTGTCGTCGGGCAGTCTGCTCTCCATACAAGCGTTTCATATTTGCAGGGTTACGTGCGGTTCGCAACAAGCGGAATCGCCAGCCATGCACCTCTCAGTTCAAAACAGATCGGGCTGTTGTCAGGGGCGTCCCAAACGGAAACTATTCAGCAGAAACTTTTCGTATGAAACTTGGATGCTCATCTTCCTTTGTGTGACGCAAAATTAATGGCGATTCTTGGGTAAACATTGGCGCAGTCGCTTCCCTGATGGACGAAGTTGACAGGAAAAAGTGATCATTTTCTTCTGCCCTACCGACCCTTGAATTCGTGGCGGACTCTACGGGCTGTCGCCTTAAAAGCCTTTTACAGTATTTCAGGAGAGCTGTCGTCTCTAGATCAGGCGCACTCCTGATGTGTGAGGGGAATAAGGATCAGGTCTTAGATGCACGATTCTTCTGCCAGCAACTGTCGTTAGCTTATTCGTAGTCAATGAGTATCGTTGCAGGTATTGCTCGGAAGAGGCACATTCAGAAATTAAGATCGCTTGGGTGATCATCCGGGGATACGCGCAAGAAAAAGTTCTGAATTTGATGTGTGCGAATGCGTACCACTCGTAGGATGACTATGAGGTTGACGTTTCGAAATGGAATCGGCAGCCTTAGTCGCTCAAAGTACAGAATCCGTTTCCACGTCAATGGGGAGAAGTTTGCAGTTATTTGAAGTTGACAATGAAGTGAGAGTCTCACTGTGACTGCCGATGAAGCCGTTTCACATCCTACACGAATACTCAGGTATGGGGCTAGACCCTTTGTATGTCGACAAATACCGCAAAATATTAACTGTGCTCTTTTTGCCTCTTCGGATAGCTCTGTCGCGTCAGTCACTTCAACTACGAACAGGGGAGAATGAATTCGATTCAAAAGGGTCCGTGTTGTGATTGCGGTCAGTTAATTTCGTGAGCTGCCCACAAAAaatctctgcagagacaacgTCGTTTTTCCCACTCTCCCCCTTTATTCATGTTCTGTGCTGACCTGTTGGTCCCGTCGAGTCCACATCCCATCCCCTTGAGAGACGCATCatacagaaaaaacaaggtATACAAACAAGAGAAGTGTATACAATCAGTGTCTCAGCAGTTTGACCTTGTCTGAGGAACGGCCGCATGCCCTCCTGCAGTGACCCCCGACGGTGCCCCCGTAGGCCAGCGCGTCCCCCTGCTATAGTCCTTCTGCAGCTGGCCAATCTGTTGGACAAGACAATTTGGACGACGATTTGTGTTTGAAGTGCAAAAAACTATGGAGTGATGTATACCAATTGGCTCACTGGTTTCTGCGGTCAAACTACCTGCTGCACAAAAAATAGAAGCTCTGGAAATCTTCCGGAGTGTCCCTCGAGCCGTAGTGGGTTCCGGACGACAGTGTGATTCTCTGATTCATTTTGTTTTAAATTCGGCATTTCCGTGTGCGAAGAAGTGAACCCGTTTCTGTGAATGATCTTCCTGAATCCAGTTACTTGTGAGTTGCAAAAAAGGAGGCTCATTCAGTTCTAAGAAGCTCTCTCATATTTACGAAAGCCACTGTTCGGGACTCATCTCAACCCCGAGTCTTTCGCCTCAGAGTAAGTCTCGAGACTGGGGTTTTCGAGAACATCTGTTGGTTGGCTCGAATCTATCTTCTCTAGAAATTGGTTACCATGGCGAGGACTAGAGTTGATCCATTGCTTCGGGGCATAACGGTGGCTTCAGTTTTGGTCGTCACCTCGCTCATTTCTTGTGTTGTTGCGACGGGTACGCAAGAGGAGGCTGCTATACCATGCACGTGCACGATTAACGCTGCTGCAAAAGGCATATCAGTTTCAGTCGACgtgacaaagaagagagcctCGTTTGTGTGCGATACGGACATAGCATACGTGTGGACAAATCCAACCACCAACGAGGTCACCACTTAATTCACCACGACACAACTGAACAAGACGGCATCCCTAGGCATCCTCTTTGGAAAGGGGTCAAAACTCTCTGTCACTGGTCAACAGAGGAAGGCCCTTAAAGGCAATGCAGCAAAAGCAATGTTGACAGTGGGAGCGATGCCGCCTACAACAACGACCATATACTTCGCGTGCGGCACAGAAGCACAAAAAGTTACAGATTCAGGCGGAGTGTCGGCCAGTACAGATGAACGGGAAAACCGTTCGGGACTGGAAGATCAGAGCACGAGTTTACATGGAGACAAAGACCCAGGAGGAAATGGACAGAATGGAGGGGCCCCAGGGCCTCCTTCAAATGCCAATGTGAATCGCGAGGTCGGTCATCAGAACAACAATCCATCACCAGATCACTGCGTTGTTACAGTGAAAGTACCTGCGGACCCAAAAATAGCCAGTAAGTCTAACATCAATGTGTACTCGACCTTTGGGGTGTCTTTCGGTATATCGACTGGTGGGACTGTGACTCCTAACGTTCTCCTCAATGGCTACCTTGATGCATCTACTATTGTAAACAGTGACTGTTTCGAGAGCCTTGAACACTAAGTACACTTTCTTTGTACACCCCGTGCATTGCACAATCCGTGCACAGCTAGACGGTGCGTACCATTTCCTCTGGACAACACAAATTTATATCGGAGGGGCCTAGTGCGCCAAGCAATGGGAAGATGTTTCCAAGTCATACCAAGGGTCCTAAAAGGAGAGTGCAGTTTGCTCCGACAGCTACAAGTTGTGACAGAGTGCCCTTAATAGATATTTATCTCATTCCCTTGTATGAACACGGGAATTGTCATTCGCGTGGTTGTTCTGGTTCTCCTCACGTGTACCTGCAGCCTGCAATATTAAGAAAAAGGACATGAATCTGCAAATCACTAGCGAAACAAAGAGCGTTTCGTTCCAATGCGACACGCCTATCTCCACTCTACTTCCTCAAGACCCTTCAGATTCGATTTTCGATGAGTCCAGCAAAATCTCTTTGAAGCTGTCCGAGAAGCTGCCGTCAGCCAAGTTGGCGACAGCAGCGACTGGTGGCTACTCATTCAGTGTGGAGGAGCTTCCTGAGACTGAACAAACACTCTGTTACAAGCGCTGTTCTCCTGCTGCTAACAAGAAGGAGCTGCAAACCGAGGAAGATAATGTGTCCACTGTCAAGATCAAAGTGGCGGCTATGGATCCCGTTAGCGATGCTTCGGCTTCTGTGGCAACAGTGTCGTTGCCTGTCTAGCCTTTGGTGTGGTTATTTCGTCAATCTTCTCTACGATCTCTTTTTGAAACCTCTTTCGCTACGGCGTGGCAAGTCACTACAACGCCGAGAGCACTACTTTGGCGGCAGGACAAGAGGGGTGCAGGTCATGGTCAGCCGGTATTTTGGTTTCCCCTAAACAGATGGTGGGCGAGTACTTCAGTATGTCCGTGGATATGCTTGCTAGAGAGCTTAGTCGTCTCTTTGACGGTTTTCCATGGTATAACGAAAAATCCTTCATGGAAAGTGAGGTGCGTCTCCAACATCATACGAGATGGAGAAAGCGCAGCTTGTCGGGTTTTTGTGAGTCCCCGATGCAGTCACCTTGATCATAGGGATGCAACATATCAACTTGGCAACAGCGAATTCGCCAGGGGCGTTGCATGGAAATTTTCTTATGAGGATACATTTGTGACAAGATGCTGTGCACGCTCTGATCTCGGGAGTGAAGCGTCCAGTCACGCCGTATACTACTCTACCTTTAGACGTGCTTCTTCGGTCTGGATTTCTGTATATAAACAAGATTATGTGCATCAATCTGCATGACAAAGTGTATCACCAGCTGTCGTTGTTCTGTTAAAAAGTGGATCGTGCACCCGTGGACGATTTCGAAAAAGGGTTACTCTTGCAAAATGTGAAGGCAGACCCGATGTTCGATGGAAAAGAGATGCCTCTTTTGAGTCTGGTCGGCGGATAGATTTCTGTGGTAAAtcgtctcgcctttctgcgACGGTTTTCTGGATGGTAGGGACATTTTTCCGCTCGCCAAACAGAAAATTATCTGGCGCGATCTGGTGTGGAAAGTACCCGGTCAGACCTCTCAGGCGCTTCAGACGAGCTTCTATCTGCGGATCAGATATGCTGCGGAAGTCTCAGGAGAAACTGAAACATCCTGTTTATTCTACACGGCCCTTTACCAAGCACTGTCGAAGGCGTATCGCAATATGTGCCGTTCGAGATAAA contains the following coding sequences:
- the SRS52C gene encoding SAG-related sequence SRS52C (encoded by transcript TGME49_315340~Gene product name based on ToxoDB Community Expert Annotation.), with protein sequence MTIYFGCSKPEVTASPSTKDVQDTRWPSIPASKPTDSTAQCVVTVTVPADPAANTCTLTRKTMNLEVTSKSKSVSFKCDTDIATLTPAVGSGMIYDELCKKEVTLSETLPTAKLEGTTTGYTFSIEELPENAATFCYKCLASTTGNQKGGSGEQLSACTVKINVSAAVPDSDFPASGATGSTPALVFGLAGSVLSAVGGF
- the SRS52F gene encoding SAG-related sequence SRS52F (encoded by transcript TGME49_315345~Gene product name based on ToxoDB Community Expert Annotation.), coding for MLTVGAMPPTTTTIYFACGTEAQKVTDSGGVSASTDERENRSGLEDQSTSLHGDKDPGGNGQNGGAPGPPSNANVNREVGHQNNNPSPDHCVVTVKVPADPKIATCNIKKKDMNLQITSETKSVSFQCDTPISTLLPQDPSDSIFDESSKISLKLSEKLPSAKLATAATGGYSFSVEELPETEQTLCYKRCSPAANKKELQTEEDNVSTVKIKVAAMDPVSDASASVATVSLPV